A section of the Dioscorea rotundata plastid, complete genome genome encodes:
- the ycf2 gene encoding hypothetical chloroplast RF2 gives MKRHQFKSWIFELREIWREIKNSHYFLDSWIKFDSVGFFTHIFFHQERFMKLFDPRIGSILLSRDSQGSTSNRYFTIKGVVLLVVAVLISRINNRKMVERKNLYLMGLLPIPMNSIGPRNETLEESFWSSNINRLIVSLLYLPKRKKISESCFMDPQERTWVLPINKKCIMPESNRGSRWWRNRIGKRRDSSCKISNETVAGIEISFKEKDSKYLEFLFLSYTDNPIHKDRDWELFDRLSPRKKRNIINLNSGQLFEILGKDLICYLMSAFREKRPIEGEGFFKQQGAEATIQSNDIEHVSHLFSRNKWGISLQNCAQFHMWQFRQDLFVSWGKNQHESDFLRNVSRENLIWLDNVWLVNKDRFFSKVRNVLSNIQYDSTRSIFVQVTDSSQWKGFSDQSRDHFDSIRNVDSEYHTLIDQTEIQQLKERSILWDPSFLQTERTEIESDRFPKCLFGSSSMSRLFTEREKQMNNHLLPEEIEEFLGNPTRSIRSLFSDRWSELHLGSNPTERSTRDQKFWKKKQDVSFVLSRRSENKEMVDIFKIITYLQNTVSIHPISSDPGCDMVPKDEPDMDSSNKISFLNKNPFSEERFQEMADLFTLSITEPDLVYHRGFAFSIDSYGLDEKKFLNEVFNSRDESKKKSLLVLPPLFYEENESFYRRIRKKSVRIYCGNDLEDPKLKTAVFASNNIMEAVNQYRLIRDLIQVQYRTYGYIRNVSNRFFLMNRSDRNFEYGIQRDQIGNDTLNHITIMKYMINQHLSNLKKSKWFDSLISRTERSMNRDPDAYRYKWSNGSKNFQKHLEHFISEQKNRFQVVFDRLRINQYSIDWSEAIDKQDLSKSLRFFLSKSLLFLSKSLPFLSKSLPFFFVSIGDIPIHRSEIHIYELKGPNDQLCNQLLESIGVQIVHLNKLKPFLLDDHDTSQRPKFLINGGTILPFLFKKIQKWMIDSFHTRKNRRKSFDNTDFYFSMISHDRDDWLNTVKPFHRSSLISSFYKANRLRFLNDPHHFWFYCNKRFPFYVEKTRINNYDLTYGQFLNILFIRNKIFSLCVGKKKHILLERETISPIESQVSDIFIPNDFPQSGDETYKLYKSFHFPIRSDPFVRRAIYSIADISATPLTEEQIANFERTYCQPLSDMNLFDSEGKNLHQYLSFNSNMGLIHTLCSEKYLPSGKRKKQSFCLKKCVEKRRMYRTFQRDSAFSNLSKWNLFQTYMPWLLTSTGCKYLNFTLLDTFSDPLPIPSSSQKFVSIFHDIMHGSAWPIPQKKLWAILPQWTLISEISSKCLQNLLLLSEEMIHRNNESPVLLIWTHLRSTNAREFLYSILFLLLVAGYLVRIHLLFVFRASSELQTGLEKIKSLMIPSYMIELRKLLYRYPTSELNSFWLKNLLLVALEQLGDSLEEIRGSASGGNMLLGGGPAYGIKSIRSKKKYLNINLIDLISIIPNPINRITFSRNTRHLSRTSKEIYSLIRKRKNVNGDWIDDKIESWVANSDSIDDEEREFLIQFSTLTTEKRIDQILLSLTHSDHLSKNDSGYQMIEQPGSIYLRYLVDIHKKYLMNYEFNRSCLAERRIFLAHYQTITYSQTSCGTNSFHFPSHGKPFSLRLALSPSRGILVIGSIGTGRSYLVKYLATNSYVPFITVFPNKFLDDKPKGYLIDDIDIDESDDIDDDLDTELLTMTNVLTMYMTPKIDQFDITLQFELAKAMSPCIIWIPNIHDLYVNESNYLSIGLLENYLSRDCERCSTRNILVIASTHIPQKVDPALIAPNKLNTCIKIRRLLIPQRRKHFFILSYTRGFRLEKKMFHTNGFESITMGSNARDLVALINEALSISITQKKSIIETNTIRSALHRQTWDLRSQVRSVQDHGILFYQIGRAVAQNVLLSNCPIDPISIYMKKKSRKEGDSYLYEWYFELGTSMKKLTILLYLLSCSAGSVAQDLWSSPGPDEKNGITSYGFVENDSDLVHGLLEVEGALVGSSRTEKDCSQFDNNRVTLLEPKNQLDMMQNGSCSIVDQRFQYEKYESEFEEGEGEGALDPQQIEEDLFNHIVWAPRIWRPCGNLFNCIERSTELGFPYWAGSFRGKQIIYHKEDELQENDSEFLQSGTMQYQTRDRSSKEQGFFRISQFIWDPADPFFFLFKDQPFVSVFSRREFFADEEMSKGLITSQTNPPTSIYKRWFIKNTQEKHFELLIHRQRWLRTNSSLSNGSFRSNTLSESYQYLSNLFLSNGTLLDQMTKTLLRKRWLFPDEMKHLIHVTGERFPIP, from the coding sequence GAGTTGTTTCATGGATCCGCAAGAGCGTACTTGGGTTCTCCCAATAAATAAAAAGTGTATCATGCCTGAATCTAACCGGGGTTCGCGGTGGTGGAGGAACCGGATCGGAAAAAGGAGGGATTCTAGTTGTAAGATATCTAATGAAACCGTAGCTGGAATTGAGATCTCATTCAAAGAGAAAGATAGCAAATATCTGGAGTTTCTTTTTTTATCCTATACGGATAATCCGATCCACAAGGACCGTGATTGGGAATTGTTTGATCGTCTTTCTCCGAGGAAGAAGCGAAACATAATCAACTTGAATTCGGGACAGCTATTCGAAATCTTAGGGAAAGACTTGATTTGTTATCTCATGTCTGCTTTTCGTGAAAAAAGACCAATTGAAGGGGAGGGTTTCTTCAAACAACAAGGAGCTGAGGCAACTATTCAATCAAATGATATTGAGCATGTTTCCCATCTCTTCTCGAGAAACAAGTGGGGTATTTCATTGCAAAATTGTGCTCAATTTCATATGTGGCAATTCCGCCAAGATCTCTTCGTTAGTTGGGGAAAGAATCAGCACGAATCGGATTTTTTGAGGAACGTATCGAGAGAGAATTTGATTTGGTTAGACAATGTGTGGTTGGTAAACAAGGATCGGTTTTTTAGCAAGGTACGGAATGTATTGTCAAATATTCAATATGATTCCACAAGATCTATTTTCGTTCAAGTAACGGATTCTAGCCAATGGAAAGGATTTTCTGATCAATCCAGAGATCATTTCGATTCCATTAGAAATGTGGATTCAGAATATCACACATTGATCGATCAAACAGAGATTCAGCAACTAAAAGAAAGATCGATTCTTTGGGATCCTTCCTTTCTTCAAACGGAACGAACAGAGATAGAATCAGATCGATTCCCGAAATGCCTTTTTGGATCTTCCTCAATGTCCCGGCTATTCACGGAACGTGAGAAGCAGATGAATAATCATCTGCTTCCGGAAGAAATCGAAGAATTTCTTGGGAATCCTACAAGATCAATTCGTTCTTTATTCTCTGACAGATGGTCAGAACTTCATCTGGGTTCGAATCCTACTGAGAGGTCCACTAGAGATCAGAAATTTTGGAAGAAAAAACAAGATGTTTCTTTTGTCCTTTCCAGGCGATCGGAAAATAAAGAAATGGTTGATATATTCAAGATAATTACGTATTTACAAAATACCGTCTCAATTCATCCTATTTCATCAGATCCGGGATGTGATATGGTTCCGAAGGATGAACCAGATATGGACAGTTCCAATAAGATTTCATTCTTGAACAAAAATCCATTTTCAGAAGAGAGATTTCAAGAAATGGCAGATCTATTCACTCTATCAATAACCGAGCCGGATCTGGTGTATCATAGGGGATTTGCCTTTTCTATTGATTCCTACGGATTGGATGAAAAAAAATTCTTGAATGAGGTATTCAACTCCAGAGATGAATCGAAAAAGAAATCTTTATTGGTTCTACCTCCTCTTTTTTATGAAGAGAATGAATCTTTTTATCGAAGGATCAGAAAAAAATCGGTCCGGATCTACTGCGGGAATGATTTGGAAGATCCAAAACTAAAAACAGCGGTATTTGCTAGCAACAACATAATGGAGGCAGTCAATCAATATAGATTGATCCGAGATCTGATTCAAGTCCAATATAGAACCTATGGGTACATAAGAAATGTATCGAATCGATTCTTTTTAATGAATAGATCCGATCGCAACTTCGAATATGGAATTCAAAGGGATCAAATAGGAAATGATACTCTGAATCATATAACTATAATGAAATATATGATCAACCAACATTTATCGAATCTGAAAAAGAGTAAATGGTTTGATTCTCTTATTTCTCGAACCGAGAGATCCATGAATCGGGATCCTGATGCATATAGATACAAATGGTCCAATGGGAGCAAGAATTTCCAGAAACATTTGGAACATTTCATTTCTGAACAGAAGAACCGTTTTCAAGTAGTGTTCGATCGATTACGTATTAATCAATATTCGATTGATTGGTCCGAGGCTATCGACAAACAAGATTTGTCTAAGTCACTTCGTTTCTTTTTGTCCAAGTCACTTCTCTTTTTGTCCAAGTCACTTCCCTTTTTGTCCAAGTCACTTCCCTTTTTCTTTGTGAGTATCGGGGATATCCCCATTCATAGGTCCGAGATCCACATCTATGAATTGAAAGGTCCGAATGATCAACTCTGCAATCAGTTGTTAGAATCAATAGGTGTTCAAATCGTTCATTTGAATAAATTAAAACCCTTCTTATTGGATGATCATGATACTTCCCAAAGACCTAAATTCTTGATCAATGGAGGAACAATATTACCATTTTTGTTCAAAAAGATACAAAAGTGGATGATTGACTCATTCCATACTAGAAAGAATCGCAGGAAATCCTTTGATAACACGGATTTCTATTTCTCAATGATATCCCACGATCGAGACGATTGGCTGAATACCGTGAAACCATTTCATAGAAGTTCATTGATATCTTCTTTTTATAAAGCAAATCGACTTCGATTCTTGAATGATCCACATCACTTCTGGTTCTATTGTAACAAAAGGTTCCCTTTTTATGTGGAAAAGACCCGTATCAATAATTATGATCTTACATATGGACAATTCCTCAATATCTTGTTCATTCGCAACAAAATATTTTCTTTGTGCGTCGGTAAAAAAAAACATATTCTTTTGGAGAGAGAGACTATTTCACCAATCGAGTCACAGGTATCTGACATATTCATACCTAACGATTTTCCACAAAGTGGTGACGAAACGTATAAATTGTACAAATCTTTCCATTTTCCAATTCGATCCGATCCATTCGTTCGTAGAGCTATTTATTCGATCGCAGACATTTCTGCAACACCTCTAACAGAGGAACAAATAGCCAATTTTGAAAGAACTTATTGTCAGCCTCTTTCAGATATGAATCTATTTGATTCAGAAGGGAAGAACTTGCATCAGTATCTCAGTTTCAATTCAAACATGGGTTTGATTCACACTCTATGTTCTGAGAAATATTTACCATCCGGAAAGAGGAAAAAACAGAGTTTTTGTCTAAAGAAATGCGTTGAGAAACGGCGGATGTATAGAACCTTTCAACGAGATAGTGCTTTTTCAAATCTCTCAAAATGGAATCTGTTCCAAACATATATGCCATGGCTCCTTACTTCGACAGGGTGCAAATATCTAAATTTCACCCTTTTAGATACTTTTTCAGACCCATTGCCGATACCAAGTAGCAGTCAAAAATTTGTATCCATTTTTCATGATATTATGCACGGATCAGCATGGCCCATTCCTCAGAAAAAATTGTGGGCGATTCTTCCACAATGGACTCTGATAAGTGAGATTTCGAGTAAGTGTTTACAGAATCTTCTTCTTCTGTCCGAAGAAATGATTCATCGAAATAATGAGTCACCCGTTCTATTGATATGGACACATCTGAGATCAACAAATGCTCGGGAGTTCCTCTATTCAATCCTTTTCCTTCTTCTTGTTGCTGGATATCTCGTTCGTATACATCTTCTCTTTGTTTTCCGAGCCTCTAGTGAGTTACAGACAGGGTTAGAAAAGATCAAATCTTTGATGATTCCATCATACATGATTGAGTTGCGAAAACTTCTGTATAGGTATCCTACATCTGAACTGAATTCTTTCTGGTTAAAGAATCTCCTTCTAGTTGCTCTGGAACAATTAGGAGATTCTCTGGAAGAAATACGGGGTTCTGCTTCTGGTGGCAACATGCTATTGGGTGGCGGTCCCGCTTATGGGATCAAATCAATACGTTCTAAGAAGAAATATTTGAATATCAATCTCATCGATCTCATAAGTATCATACCAAATCCCATCAATCGAATCACTTTTTCGAGAAATACGAGACATTTAAGTCGTACAAGTAAAGAGATCTATTCATTGATAAGAAAAAGAAAAAACGTGAACGGTGATTGGATTGATGATAAAATAGAATCCTGGGTCGCCAACAGTGATTCAATTGATGATGAAGAAAGAGAATTCTTGATTCAGTTCTCCACCTTAACGACAGAAAAAAGGATTGATCAAATTCTATTGAGTCTGACTCATAGTGATCATTTATCAAAGAATGACTCTGGTTATCAAATGATTGAACAACCGGGATCAATTTACTTAAGATACTTAGTTGACATTCATAAAAAGTATCTAATGAATTATGAGTTCAATAGATCCTGTTTAGCAGAAAGACGGATATTCCTTGCTCATTATCAGACAATCACTTATTCACAAACCTCGTGTGGGACTAATAGTTTTCATTTCCCATCTCATGGAAAACCCTTTTCGCTCCGCTTAGCCCTATCCCCTTCTAGGGGTATTTTAGTGATAGGTTCTATAGGAACTGGACGGTCCTATTTGGTCAAATACCTAGCGACAAACTCCTATGTTCCTTTCATTACGGTATTTCCGAACAAGTTCCTGGATGACAAGCCTAAAGGTTATCTTATTGATGATATCGATATTGATGAGAGTGACGATATTGATGATGACCTTGATACGGAGCTGCTAACTATGACGAATGTGCTAACTATGTATATGACGCCGAAAATAGACCAATTTGATATCACCCTTCAATTCGAATTAGCAAAAGCAATGTCTCCTTGCATAATATGGATTCCAAACATTCATGATTTGTATGTGAATGAGTCGAATTACTTATCCATCGGTCTATTAGAGAACTATCTCTCCAGGGATTGTGAAAGATGTTCCACTAGAAATATTCTTGTTATTGCTTCGACTCATATTCCCCAAAAAGTGGATCCCGCTTTAATAGCTCCGAATAAATTAAATACATGCATTAAGATACGAAGGCTTCTTATTCCACAACGACGAAAGCACTTTTTCATTCTTTCATATACTAGGGGATTTCGTTTGGAAAAGAAAATGTTCCATACTAACGGATTCGAGTCCATAACCATGGGTTCCAATGCACGAGATCTTGTAGCACTTATCAATGAGGCCCTATCAATTAGTATTACGCAGAAGAAATCAATTATAGAAACTAATACAATTAGATCAGCTCTTCATAGACAAACTTGGGATTTGCGATCCCAGGTAAGATCGGTTCAGGATCATGGGATCCTTTTCTATCAGATAGGAAGGGCTGTTGCACAAAACGTACTTCTAAGTAATTGCCCCATAGATCCTATATCTATCTATATGAAGAAGAAATCACGTAAGGAAGGGGATTCTTATTTGTACGAATGGTACTTCGAACTTGGAACGAGCATGAAGAAATTAACGATACTTCTTTATCTTTTGAGTTGTTCCGCCGGATCGGTCGCTCAAGATCTTTGGTCTTCACCCGGACCCGATGAAAAAAATGGGATCACTTCTTATGGATTCGTTGAGAATGATTCTGATCTAGTTCATGGCCTATTAGAAGTAGAAGGCGCTCTGGTGGGATCCTCACGGACAGAAAAAGATTGCAGTCAGTTTGATAATAATCGAGTGACATTACTCGAACCAAAGAATCAGTTAGATATGATGCAAAATGGATCTTGTTCTATCGTTGATCAGAGATTTCAATATGAAAAATACGAATCGGAGTTTGAAGAAGGGGAAGGAGAAGGAGCCCTCGACCCGCAACAGATAGAGGAGGATTTATTCAATCACATAGTTTGGGCTCCTAGAATATGGCGCCCGTGTGGCAATCTATTTAATTGTATCGAAAGGTCCACTGAATTGGGATTTCCCTATTGGGCTGGGTCATTTCGGGGCAAGCAGATCATTTATCATAAAGAGGATGAGCTTCAAGAGAATGATTCGGAGTTCTTGCAGAGTGGAACCATGCAGTACCAGACACGAGATAGATCTTCCAAAGAACAAGGCTTTTTTCGAATAAGCCAATTCATTTGGGACCCTGCAGATCCATTCTTTTTCCTATTCAAAGATCAGCCCTTTGTCTCTGTGTTTTCACGTCGAGAATTCTTTGCAGATGAAGAGATGTCAAAGGGGCTTATTACTTCCCAAACAAATCCCCCTACATCTATATATAAACGCTGGTTCATCAAGAATACGCAAGAAAAGCACTTCGAATTGTTGATTCATCGCCAGAGATGGCTTAGAACCAATAGTTCATTATCTAATGGATCTTTCCGTTCTAATACTCTATCCGAGAGTTATCAGTATTTATCAAATCTGTTCCTATCTAACGGAACGCTATTGGATCAAATGACAAAGACATTGTTGAGAAAGAGATGGCTTTTCCCGGATGAAATGAAACATTTGATTCATGTAACAGGAGAAAGATTTCCCATTCCTTAG